The following DNA comes from Rosa rugosa chromosome 5, drRosRugo1.1, whole genome shotgun sequence.
CAAGAATGGCTGAAAGAGAAGGCGTTAACCTGGAAGagctgaagaagaaaatggccGAGCTTGCCAGGGAAAGGGACTGGGATCACTTTCATAGCCCTAGAAATCTACTTTTGGCTCTGGTAAAACACATATAATTCAAAAACCCCATTGGCTTTCAGTACCCATATTAGGGTTTTGTGGTGGTTTTTGCCGCATACCCATTATCTAGTCAGTACTCTTTTTGCTGTTTATTCAATTGTTTTTGATGAGAAACATGTCAAGTTCTAATCTTTCTTGGTTTGATTCTTTCCACTTAATTATTAGGAACTTCTTATTCCCTCACATACAAATTTGTTCTTTTATTGCTGATTGAATTAATTAGACATGGATTAATGAAAGGAAACGAATCTGGTCCCTATGCATCAACACTTGATGGAAATAATATATGCAAGAACTTTTCTTGGAAACATCTGTTGTCTATCTGAATTATATATACCTAGTTCTGGGTTTTGGCTTTGGAGTTCAACTACTTGTAAATGGAAAGTTGAATTAATAGATGAAATAGTAAGAGTGCATAAGATAATCAACATATCATTTTGCTTTTGACATGTTTAGTATTGTGTATATAGGTAACAGAATGGCTCTTTTAGGCgaagaaaaaaaaggttaaatAAAGTAAATCATTGTTTATCTGGtttaatattttatattatAGCCAAACTGGTGTAAAATGGGAGTGTATTCCATGCACCGTCAGTGCATGGACGGTGCATGGgtacttgcaatatgaatggatgtaatttttttttatattaaaatatataaaggagTAGATTAGATAAGTGACTGTTATTTTTTTAAAGATTAAAATAACTGACAGTGCAAGTGCAATGTTGATGCATACAATCCTCTTGTAATGTAGGGTAAGAGATCTTTTAGACATTTTcatgttagagagagagagagagagagagagagatcatgCATCTTTCTTGTCATTAGTTTAGTGGTTAAAATCAAGTCCAATAACTAAACATTGTATTATGTAGGGTAAAGAGATCTTTTAGACATTTTcatgttagagagagagagagagcgagagagagagatcatgCATCTTTCTTGTCATTAGTTTAGTGGTTAAAATCAAGTCCAATAACTAAACATTGTATTATGTAGGGTAAAGAGATCTTTTAGACATTTTcatgttagagagagagagagagagcgagagagagagatcatgCATCTTTCTTGTCATTAGTTTAGTGGTTAAAATCAAGTCCAATAACTAAACATTGTATTATCTAGGGTAAGAGATCTTTTAGACATTTTCATGTTCAATTTCCAGTTTTAGCGCTTTCCTTTCTCATGTTTGCTTCTACCACTGTAGCTAGTACTGTCTGAAATGAACCAAGACCAGAACCCGTTAGACATAGTAAATATAGAAACACATGAAAATTTCCAGGGCAATATATAAGACCCCCAAGTGCATGGTGAATCAATGCATGATAAAATACCGAACTGTTGATGTGACTACTCAGAAACTAGGCATTATTATGATAATGCAAGTAGCTACTAGGCTCAGCCTCCCCTAGTTTCTTTATGCGAATTTGGTGTTTGAGCATGTGATGGTGTTTCAGGTGGGAGAAGTAGGAGAGGTATCTGAGATATTTCAGTGGAAAGGAGAGGTTCAAAGAGGACTCCCTGGTTGGAAAGATGAAGACAAGCAACACCTGGGGGAAGAGCTCTCAGACGTGTTACTGTACCTGGTGAGGCTCTCTGACGTTTGTGGCATTGATCTTGGTAAAGCTGCACTTGCTAAGCTGGAGATGAATGATCTCAAATACCAAGTCAAGCTTTGCAAGGGTTCCTCCAAAAAGTACACGCAACTCAAAGCAGAAGACAAGGATGGCAACACCAGTACTGATGGTGCTCAACATATCTCTGATCCTCATGATGCTTAGCACATCTCTGACCAGAGAGATTCGTCACGTCTCTATAGATTCTCATAGCCTTTTTTTGTCTACCTTCTACAGTGTTAATGGTGTTTGTATAGGTTAGGCTGTAGGGGTGAAATGTGTAATGCATAGGTTGGTGGTGTAGGTTATGAGTTTGTACTTTGTAGAACACGAAACAACTTTGGTTGGTGAGCCAGCTAGAGCCactgtgtttgtttggtttttataTCAGAGATTTGGTTCCTGTGCCCTTGTGGTTTGGGAACTGAGACGATTTAGCCTTTGTTCCAGGCATTGCCAGTTTCAGTGTAGACATtcaatcttcttctttattcttTACTTcgcatattttatttttgtgttctcTCAAGACGTTTGTCCGTTTGGTTATTGGCAAAAATGGCAAGTGGCAACCCATTGCATTGACTGCTTCTCAGTTCTCATAGACCGACTCCGAGGAGTAATGGTGTCTGCTCTCTAGGGTTCAAGGCTTCTCTCATGCATACATGTGTTCGTGCTTCTACCCAAGCatttttacgttttattttcttagtttttaatttttaatatttttggtCACAAAATCAAATTTCATTAACGAAGGCACAAGGCCAGCAAGTTGAGACggaattggattttttttttggatgacaTAGAAGTTGTTGGATTTGTCTAACCATCCAAGGATAAATTGCCGTGCGTGAGtgctttttaatttttaattttttgtgaaATAGGGGCATCTAGTCCGACAAGAATCTAAAGTAATTTTTAATGAGGTCTAGCTACCCCAACAAAGACCCACATAATAGACAAGAAGAGAGTCTAGGTAAAACAAACTAAAATTCAGTGATAGAGCATAGTTGGCAATGACATCACAACGAAATTTCTTTAACAATAGATATGAACAAATTCATAATCtcatttcttattgattagagaCTTGCAGGAGGTTATTAAGGTGGAAATGAGATGAGCAAGTTGATCAAATCACTAAATgaactaaatctgtccaacTTACATCGTTTATATTCATAATGGTAAATTGATGATATATAAAATTCTTGTCAACTTTTATCAGGTGAAACATGAGAAATGTGAAAATAATCACCATGTGGAGCGCAATCTGTGAAACTTTAGAAAATCACGCGTCGTTACAAGCAGGTTAAATGTCTAGTTGTGAATGGAAACCTTGAAGGCGAACTAGTTACTAGTTACTCACCTATGGAATATGATCGAAGCTGCAAGCATAGCGGAACCATATATGAGCAGTCTGAATTTGACACTTTCAGTAAGTTGCAATTTTGCCATGTTGTAGTCTAATCATATTGTTGTGTGGTTTTATCTTTTNNNNNNNNNNNNNNNNNNNNNNNNNNNNNNNNNNNNNNNNNNNNNNNNNNNNNNNNNNNNNNNNNNNNNNNNNNNNNNNNNNNNNNNNNNNNNNNNNNNNNNNNNNNNNNNNNNNNNNNNNNNNNNNNNNNNNNNNNNNNNNNNNNNNNNNNNNNNNNNNNNNNNNNNNNNNNNNNNNNNNNNNNNNNNNNNNNNNNNNNGGCTGTATTTCATTCTAATACTATtttgtaaataaataaacaaatatataAAGAATAGTACCTTGGGGCTGATCCGCTTCCTAGTTGGAGTGGGAGAATTACTTTTGGTTACGAGAAGCCTCTTTGGAGTCTTTTCCCCAGTTGAGTTGTGGGCAGGTTGTTTGGGATAAGTCATTTCCTAATTACAGAAGAAATATACAAGAAATAAATCTGGGATCAGAGAGAAATACATGGCATAAAGATGGGAGTGTACTAAGTTATGAGGTGAATAAATGGCTAGCATGCAATTTACCAGACAAATGCAAGAAAAGAGTACATGCATGTAGGCATCATCACCTTATAGATTCCACATTTACAGTATCAATTACTCACCTTCTCATTTTATGATTAACAAACGCACGAATTTATTATTCCGCTCCCTCATTGATTTTCtctcggattttttttttactcgtACTTCAAGTACACATGTTCTAAATTCTAATCAAATACGTCGGGTTGGTCCTTGTACAACCAAGGAGGAAAAGGATGACAATAGTTAATTTGGTTATAGAATATAGACACCAAGGCACCAACCGtcatttcataaaaaaaaaaaaaggcaccaACCGTCATTTCTGATATGTAGAGCCTAGATAAGTTTGAAAATTTCCTTCTTCTGTTGGTAAAGTTTAAGCTTTTCTCAATTCAATGTTGTCTATTATAGTTAATAACCAGTTTTCAGCTATATCATTAATGCATTATTAATTGGAGATTATTTAGTTTGGTAGAAAATATATACGGCATGTGGAGAGATTGGGAACACTGGTAAATATAGAATTGGTAGGACTATGCTTTTGTCTGCAAGAAAATTCATGGTACTAGCTAAAAACTCAAGAGTATCGATCATCCAATAAAGAGGTGACCAAGGTGTAAAATTGGGTCTTTTTCTCAACATGCAGAGACAGTTTGGATGATCAAAAGATACAACAATAAGGATTTGGTAGAGTTAACAATAATTCTAGAGAGCTCTGGTGGGACTGGTGGGACTACTCTGCTTGTCTGCAAGAAAATATGGTACCGAAAACTCAGAGTATGTATGATCCAACAAAGGTGTAAAATTGGGTCTGTCACTCAACATGCAAAGTCGTTTTAGGATGATCAACAGATACAACAGCAAGGATTTGGTAAAATTGTAGCTAGCATTACTGAAGTTGGTTGCTAATTTCTTACCTTAACAGACAGATAACCAGTGAGCTGAGATCTGGAGGTGTTGTAATCCTGACTGATTCTGGGTAAGAAAGTCTATTTGATCGGAGTAACAAGAAATGGAGTTTCTTGACCTGAAAGTCTATTTGGAAATGGTGTTTTTGTTTACAGTTTTAGGATGATGCATGAAGAAGAAATGGGGGAGAGGAACTGTTGGAACTTGGAACTGTGGTTTtggtatgtatatatatttgagAAGGAGACGTCTTCCATGCTCCGAGATTCCCATGCTCGTCTTGTTTGGGTTCACACACGTGAGCTGCACGTGTCAATGAAGATAAATGTAGAGATGTTTACCCACGATGAAGTTGATCCAAGGTTATTCCTGTTCTTCAAAGAAGACTTGGTATGCATGAATTAGTAAATCAAACGCTGAGATGAGCAACTGTTGGAAAGAAGACTAGAAGAATTAGTAATGGCCGGAAATTTGATGCTTCATGACTTCGACAACAGAGTAATTGAAACAGAGGAATTAGCAGTCGAGGTTTTTGACGAGGGCAAGTAGCTAGTTTTAGCATCAGGTCACTTTGGATACACACAAACAGGTAAAAAAAGGAAACTGCTTTTCCAAATACACTTGATTTACCATTTGATAATTAGAAAATTATGCGACAGTCTTggtcagagaaaaaaaaaaaaagtacaacaaACCAAATATATGGAAAATAACATTAGATTAGATCCTCATCTAATTCAACTACAATTACAATTGGAAGTGTAAAAGACTGTCAAATCTGCTCATTACATGCTTcaattttctcacaaacaaaacAAGTTACTCGatcttttgaaagaaaaaacaatctAAAATCTTtattgttgtagtatatatgagtcatgttgtagtatacatgagtcatagtataaatgtctatatcatgtaataggtatttgagtgtataaacataggtacttgagtgtatgagGACTTGTATGACATGTTTTATGCCAaggggcaacaagcatggcaaatATGATCATTACAGCcaccatgtggagctgcagccctcAATCAACCAAGAGAAGAATGTTACCAAATTGAGTTTCTCTTGGAGCTTTCACACTAActttgtattcctataaatacactcctttgtgagatgaataatacacttgaatctccattctctctccaATATtactctctctcattctctttgttaatttacgttttccttaaacacgttatcagcacgatgttgctctagaattagaatcaaaAATCGACAAAGAGTAGAGCAAGTTCAAATCCAAcaaagtcatttttccaaacctacaaaaaacccCCAAACCCTACcacatatcaaagcccttgatccaaggagtccagaaccggtctcagaaccaccagaaccggccggaaactgCATGAACCGGCGGCCGGAAAAATCGGACCGCTGCCGAACCGCTGTCGAagccctgccgagacctgccgagcaatTGCGCAGGACCTGCCGACACCTGCCGAGacgctgcgcagcagctgccgagccatctgccgagcagctgccgagccatctgccgagcagctgccgagccatctgccgagcacttttccggcgacttttcgggacacttttccggcgacttttcggacaacttttccggcgactttcagacactttccggcgactttcgggacacttttccggcgacttttcgggacacttttccagcgactttccgacaacttttccggcgactttccgacaacttttccggcgactttctgACAACTTTTCCGGctactttcgggacacttttccggcgactttcgggacacttttccaaCAACTTTTTGGACATTTTTCGGTGATTTTTCGACAacactatttcgaggtatttcttactaaaagttcctgcttttgagttttaatttctttttcctctcttgtTTTTCTCGGGAACTTATAAtcagaaagcggaatcgtggggattcacgctatacgaactaagagcgtttgtaatcaatgaactaagagtgttcataagacttcggactaaaaGCGTCCGTAAGCATTGAATCATGGGGATTCACgttatacgaactaagagcgttagtaatcaatgaactaagagtgttcataagactttggactaagagcgtccgtaagcattgaatcgtggggattcacgctatacgaactaagagcgttcgtaatcaatgaactaagagtgttcataagacttcagactaagagcgtccgtaagcattgaatcgtggggattcacgctatacgaactatgagcgttcgtaatcaatgaactaagagtgttcataagacttcggactaagagcgtccgtaagcatcgatttatgaccatataaacatcattgtctCGGTCTAATCTAAATATTCTTGGaagttgatttcttggtagcatagctcggaaatcttattattttagttttcgtggaagtttagctccgaaactaatatatcttcttttcttattctcaggatgtcgaatgaacctagactcgattttcctatgcttgactcaacaggctcaggTTACTAtagctgggtaaccgatgttgagaactaTCTCACTTCGAGGgagatattgcccataatccaggcgcCTCACCAGGGCCTTGTGTTCTATCGAACACCCataaagcatgctcaagcaattatcttgatgcgacgtcatatggacaaagcactcaggttgaagtatatgtcgatcaagaatgcaagagagctatgggtagcgctagaagagcgctttggcaatatccaagataccctcctccctgacttgaagatTCAGTGGAATGatatacgcttctccgacttcaagtttgtttctgaatacaattcagaagctcttcgcctcaaAGCCATGTTGAGGTTATgtggaaaacctctcacagaagaagagctaattgagaagactctctccaccttccatGTCGCAACACTTATACTgtcaaagcaatatcgcactgacttcaatgctggacgacttacgaggtttaatgagctcataaatgttttgtcggtagctgaaaagcacgacaacatcctcgtaaagaattataattcaaggcccataggaaccaagagcgttcgtgaggcgaattatattgcacctcaaataaagggagctaaccacaatgacatgtgtcatcgatgtggatcaattgagcactggttcaagcaatgccatgcaagtacccaactagctgcaagctacaaggagtataggcaattgagagagcaagaaatcGATCTTGCTGAAGAtaaagatggtgaagatatcactctcaccactgaaGACTTCCAAGCTGCAaataaagagcacgaggatgccgcagactttgattagaatagtcttttctattttccaaaaaaagggcaaatgtgccttagtcaataaaagacaattgtattaactctttctcagtggcgcacccaatgaaatatgatgtctaggaaagtaattgagatcggggtatttaagcgagcctcgctccaccaacatctctctacttacctggtcatattttattggaGTTACCatacggattgagtgactacaatttgtctaaagtttgattttggaatagaatttggaaaactttgatgtaatcattgactattaataaagtgtcgcattattattcaatgtcatggacatgtctTAAaatccgaactttattatttgaaagatataaagagccaatggttttcatgtgaaaacacatggtgagaatggacaagagttcctttgcatcacctctaatgactacggacataaacgagtattagaggaacttatgtgtcgctctagtgggttgtatgcagcCACTATTCAAGTCATtaaatcaaaccatgtcataaagagatgacttatgggattctgacacatataagCTTTGGCACGACCGGTTGGAACatccaggtcatgatatgatgatccatataTTAAAACACACGGATATCAttcattttgcaaagcttgctttTTAGCAAaggtaggatcgagaccatcctatgcaaatgacactaaataccattcttgcaaattGATATATATGGACccattcaaccaacttgcggacgtttaaatatctcatgttgttggttgacacgcaaacacgctagtcacgtgttgtgccattgtccatctgTAAAAGCTACTTatgctatactcctagcacatatcatatgacaacgggcttactccccggatcatcctattcagtcaatcgggtttgactatgctagagagtttacatcgaagagtttcgatggttattgcaatgggagatgttggacatcacattcccatatacacacccaaatggtctcgcggaaataaCTACGATGATAGTTTGGacattggtgatgcgcaccaaaTCTCCTTATAaaccgcttggggtgatgcaatatcgcatacaactatgctaaaTCATCtccgacctaccgccactcaatgtatctctgcgttacagctagtggctgggtacaagtattttgtacttacgcacattcgagtgagtcatttatgtgccaattgcgccgccacatcgcactatgataggtccttcaAAACGagtgagcaactcagttggatttgagactccaacaatcgtccgccacttaatgcccttgcaaggcgatctccttaaaatatcactttaatgagacagtctccccgtcgttagggggagataagaacatgaatgttcagcaggaacgacacgaattgtcgtggtttgtccccactatgtctcatctcgatccctattaaagtgacaagatcacacacatttgctgcaaatatgcctgcaaggaatgacgtccctacaagaggacgtagcgccaccctacacagaggtaggcaaggcgccaacgccatagagagtggcactctggcgttacaggccatggctcCAGCTAAGATGCATGGGAGGCcagtggattcgaaggatactttggcacaaaccaatccttggatcacactcaacatccgtctcatgagtatcttctggattatggttatcgttgggggacgcctcaaacgtcagaacctattcctgagaatatagagctctat
Coding sequences within:
- the LOC133710233 gene encoding uncharacterized protein LOC133710233; its protein translation is MAEREGVNLEELKKKMAELARERDWDHFHSPRNLLLALVGEVGEVSEIFQWKGEVQRGLPGWKDEDKQHLGEELSDVLLYLVRLSDVCGIDLGKAALAKLEMNDLKYQVKLCKGSSKKYTQLKAEDKDGNTSTDGAQHISDPHDA